The Streptomyces sp. NBC_00670 genome window below encodes:
- the yidD gene encoding membrane protein insertion efficiency factor YidD yields MKYPLLALIKLYQWTISPLLGPVCKYYPSCSHYGYTAVDRHGALKGTALTAWRILRCNPWSLGGVDHVPERKRPRWHQMLRNAWRARKGGTSAAEPALEGHLVSSSPAAKTSSHAQGA; encoded by the coding sequence ATGAAGTACCCGCTGCTGGCACTGATCAAGCTGTACCAGTGGACGATCAGTCCGCTGCTCGGCCCGGTCTGCAAGTACTACCCGTCGTGCTCGCACTATGGCTACACGGCCGTCGACCGGCACGGTGCCCTCAAGGGGACGGCGCTGACCGCCTGGCGCATCCTGCGGTGCAACCCGTGGTCGCTCGGCGGTGTGGACCACGTCCCCGAACGCAAGCGTCCGCGGTGGCACCAGATGCTGCGCAACGCATGGCGCGCACGCAAGGGCGGGACCTCCGCCGCCGAACCGGCCCTCGAGGGACACCTCGTCTCCTCGAGCCCGGCCGCGAAGACCTCGTCCCATGCCCAAGGAGCATGA
- the rnpA gene encoding ribonuclease P protein component — MLPTENRLRRREDFATAVRRGRRAGRPLLVVHLRSGVTDPHAPGESAPPTRAGFVVSKAVGGAVVRNKVKRRLRHLMRDRVDLVPTGSLVVVRALPGAGDADHSQLARDLDAALGRLLGGGAR, encoded by the coding sequence GTGCTGCCCACCGAGAACCGGCTGAGGCGGCGCGAGGACTTCGCGACCGCGGTACGCCGAGGACGTCGGGCCGGACGCCCGCTACTCGTCGTCCATCTTCGCAGCGGTGTCACGGACCCGCACGCGCCTGGGGAGAGCGCTCCTCCGACGCGTGCGGGTTTCGTCGTGAGCAAGGCAGTCGGCGGAGCGGTCGTACGGAACAAGGTGAAGCGCAGACTTCGCCATCTGATGCGCGACCGGGTCGACCTCGTGCCCACCGGTAGCCTGGTAGTCGTACGAGCGTTGCCCGGTGCGGGCGACGCCGACCACTCACAGCTGGCCCGAGACCTGGATGCCGCTCTGGGACGGCTCCTGGGAGGGGGCGCGCGATGA
- the rpmH gene encoding 50S ribosomal protein L34 — protein sequence MSKRTFQPNNRRRAKTHGFRLRMRTRAGRAILASRRSKGRARLSA from the coding sequence GTGAGCAAGCGCACCTTCCAGCCGAACAACCGTCGTCGCGCGAAGACCCACGGCTTCCGGCTGCGGATGCGCACCCGTGCCGGCCGCGCCATCCTGGCGTCCCGCCGCAGCAAGGGTCGCGCCCGACTGTCCGCCTGA
- the dnaA gene encoding chromosomal replication initiator protein DnaA, which produces MEGRLAPVVSETLSRECGRPIRIAITVDTSSAEPAAPQPAAAPARYEEPELPAPQGREAYDDRGGRESYEDRGRDGYEERAGREPYDYDTPGRDAYDGRGGREGYEGRGRDGRDGYDAHARESREGYENRDAYENREGYEPHSRDARDARDVRDTRDTRDAREPRDPRDPRDSRDSRNEYEGYGRHRADDHRTAPRPEHLTGGPGGPGGPGDQLPTARPAYPAEYQRPEPGAWPRPQDDYGWQQQRLGFPERDPYASPAPDYRTPSLDRPSYEQQRPEYDAPRGDYDQARPDHEQQRPDYGQRRELPEQPAGTGHVHRGGPVGPHLPTTGAPGPLAAQPAPATGPGEPTARLNPKYLFDTFVIGASNRFAHAAAVAVAEAPAKAYNPLFIYGESGLGKTHLLHAIGHYARSLYPGTRVRYVSSEEFTNEFINSIRDGKGDSFRKRYREMDILLVDDIQFLADKESTQEEFFHTFNTLHNANKQIVLSSDRPPKQLVTLEDRLRNRFEWGLITDVQPPELETRIAILRKKAVQEQLNAPPEVLEFIASRISRNIRELEGALIRVTAFASLNRQPVDLGLTEIVLKDLIPGGEDTAPEITAPAIMAATAAYFGLTVEDLCGTSRGRALVTARQIAMYLCRELTDLSLPKIGAQFGGRDHTTVMHADRKIRALMAERRSIYNQVTELTNRIKNGD; this is translated from the coding sequence CTGGAGGGCCGGCTCGCGCCCGTCGTCAGCGAGACGCTGAGCCGCGAGTGCGGCCGCCCGATCCGGATCGCGATCACGGTGGACACCTCCTCCGCCGAGCCCGCGGCCCCGCAGCCGGCCGCCGCCCCGGCCCGTTACGAGGAGCCCGAACTCCCCGCACCCCAGGGCCGCGAGGCGTACGACGACCGCGGCGGCCGGGAGTCCTACGAGGACCGGGGCCGCGACGGCTACGAGGAGCGCGCCGGCCGGGAGCCGTACGACTACGACACGCCGGGGCGCGACGCCTACGACGGACGCGGCGGTCGCGAGGGATACGAGGGCCGGGGCCGGGACGGTCGCGACGGCTACGACGCGCACGCCCGCGAGAGCCGTGAGGGATACGAGAACCGGGACGCGTACGAGAACCGTGAGGGCTACGAGCCGCACTCCCGTGACGCCCGTGACGCACGTGACGTCAGGGATACGCGGGACACACGTGACGCACGCGAGCCCCGGGACCCCCGTGATCCGCGCGACTCCCGCGACTCCCGTAATGAATACGAGGGCTACGGCCGCCACCGCGCCGACGACCACCGGACGGCCCCCCGCCCCGAGCACCTCACCGGCGGCCCCGGAGGGCCCGGCGGCCCCGGTGACCAGTTGCCGACCGCACGCCCCGCCTACCCCGCCGAGTACCAGCGCCCCGAGCCCGGTGCCTGGCCGCGCCCGCAGGACGACTACGGCTGGCAGCAGCAGCGGCTCGGCTTCCCCGAGCGCGACCCGTACGCCTCACCGGCCCCCGACTACCGCACCCCTTCGCTCGACCGCCCGTCCTACGAGCAGCAGCGCCCGGAGTACGACGCCCCGCGCGGCGACTACGACCAGGCGCGCCCCGACCACGAGCAGCAGCGCCCCGACTACGGTCAGCGCCGCGAGCTGCCCGAGCAGCCGGCCGGCACCGGCCATGTGCACCGCGGCGGGCCGGTCGGCCCCCATCTGCCCACCACCGGCGCCCCCGGCCCGCTCGCGGCCCAGCCGGCCCCGGCGACCGGCCCGGGTGAGCCCACCGCACGCCTGAATCCCAAATACCTGTTCGACACCTTCGTCATCGGCGCCTCCAACCGCTTCGCGCACGCGGCCGCGGTCGCCGTCGCCGAGGCACCGGCGAAGGCGTACAACCCCCTCTTCATCTATGGGGAGTCGGGGCTCGGCAAGACGCACCTGCTGCACGCCATCGGGCACTACGCGCGCAGCCTGTACCCGGGCACGCGTGTGCGGTACGTGAGCTCGGAGGAGTTCACCAACGAGTTCATCAACTCCATCCGCGACGGCAAGGGCGACAGCTTCCGCAAGCGGTACCGCGAGATGGACATCCTGCTCGTCGACGACATCCAGTTCCTCGCGGACAAGGAGTCGACGCAGGAGGAGTTCTTCCACACCTTCAACACGCTCCACAACGCCAACAAGCAGATCGTGCTCTCCTCCGACCGGCCGCCCAAGCAACTGGTCACCCTGGAGGACCGGCTGCGCAACCGCTTCGAGTGGGGCCTGATCACCGACGTCCAGCCCCCCGAGCTGGAGACGCGCATCGCGATCCTGCGCAAGAAGGCGGTGCAGGAGCAGCTCAACGCCCCGCCGGAGGTTCTGGAGTTCATCGCCTCCCGCATCTCGCGCAACATCCGCGAGCTGGAGGGCGCGCTGATCCGGGTGACGGCGTTCGCGTCGCTCAACCGGCAGCCGGTCGATCTGGGGCTGACCGAGATCGTCCTCAAGGACCTGATCCCGGGCGGCGAGGACACCGCCCCGGAGATCACGGCCCCGGCCATCATGGCGGCGACGGCGGCCTACTTCGGCCTCACCGTGGAGGACCTGTGCGGCACCTCGCGCGGCCGTGCGCTGGTCACCGCCCGGCAGATCGCGATGTACCTGTGCCGGGAGCTGACGGACCTCTCGCTGCCGAAGATCGGCGCCCAGTTCGGCGGCCGCGACCATACGACCGTGATGCACGCCGACCGCAAGATCCGCGCGCTGATGGCCGAGCGCCGCTCGATCTACAACCAGGTCACCGAGCTGACCAACCGCATCAAGAACGGCGACTGA
- the dnaN gene encoding DNA polymerase III subunit beta: MKIRVERDVLAEAVAWAARSLPARPPAPVLAGLLLKAEDGALSLSSFDYEVSARVSVEAEVEEEGTVLVSGRLLADISRALPNRPVEISTDGVRATVVCGSSRFTLHTLPVEEYPSLPQMPNATGTVPGEVFASAVQQVATAAGRDDTLPVLTGVRIEIEGDSVTLASTDRYRFAVREFLWKPENPDISAVALVPAKTLQDTAKALTSGDQVILALSGSGAGEGLIGFEGAGRRTTTRLLEGDLPKYKTLFPTEFNSVAVIETAPFVEAVKRVALVAERNTPVRLSFEQGVLILEAGSSDDAQAVERVDAQLEGDDISIAFNPTFLLDGLSAIDSPVAQLSFTTSTKPALLSGKPALDAEADEAYKYLIMPVRLSG; this comes from the coding sequence GTGAAGATCCGGGTGGAACGCGACGTACTCGCGGAGGCAGTGGCCTGGGCGGCGCGCAGCCTCCCGGCCCGTCCGCCGGCGCCGGTCCTCGCGGGCCTGCTGCTGAAGGCGGAGGACGGGGCGCTGAGCCTGTCCAGCTTCGACTACGAGGTCTCCGCACGGGTGTCGGTGGAGGCGGAGGTCGAGGAGGAGGGCACGGTCCTCGTCTCGGGCCGGCTGCTCGCCGACATCTCGCGCGCCCTCCCCAACCGGCCGGTGGAGATTTCCACAGACGGTGTACGGGCGACGGTGGTGTGCGGCTCCTCGCGCTTCACCCTCCACACCCTGCCCGTGGAGGAGTACCCCTCGCTGCCCCAGATGCCCAACGCCACGGGCACGGTCCCGGGCGAGGTCTTCGCCTCCGCCGTGCAGCAGGTGGCCACCGCGGCCGGCCGCGACGACACGCTGCCGGTGCTCACCGGTGTGCGCATCGAGATCGAGGGCGACTCGGTGACGCTGGCCTCCACCGACCGCTACCGCTTCGCGGTCCGCGAGTTCCTGTGGAAGCCGGAGAACCCCGACATCTCCGCGGTCGCCCTGGTGCCCGCCAAGACGCTCCAGGACACCGCCAAGGCGCTCACCAGCGGCGACCAGGTCATCCTGGCGCTGTCCGGCTCGGGTGCGGGCGAGGGCCTGATCGGCTTCGAGGGCGCGGGCCGCCGTACGACCACGCGGCTGCTCGAGGGCGACCTCCCGAAGTACAAGACGCTGTTCCCGACGGAGTTCAACAGCGTCGCCGTGATCGAGACCGCCCCCTTCGTGGAGGCCGTCAAGCGCGTGGCCCTGGTCGCCGAGCGCAACACCCCGGTGCGGCTGAGCTTCGAGCAGGGCGTGCTGATCCTGGAGGCCGGCTCCAGCGACGACGCACAGGCTGTGGAAAGGGTCGACGCCCAGTTGGAGGGCGACGACATCTCGATCGCCTTCAACCCGACGTTCCTGCTGGACGGCCTGAGCGCGATCGACTCCCCGGTCGCCCAGCTCTCCTTCACGACGTCCACGAAGCCGGCGCTGCTCAGCGGCAAGCCGGCGCTGGACGCGGAGGCGGACGAGGCCTACAAGTACCTGATCATGCCGGTGCGGCTGAGCGGCTGA
- the gnd gene encoding phosphogluconate dehydrogenase (NAD(+)-dependent, decarboxylating) yields MELGLVGLGKMGGNMRERIRRAGHTVIGYDRNPDLADVHSLQELVGKLEAPRVVWVMVPAGAPTQSTVDELAELLDPGDIVVDGGNSRWTDDEKHAEELAAKGIGFVDCGVSGGVWGLENGYALMYGGDAEHVARVQPVFDALKPEGDFGAVHAGKVGAGHFAKMVHNGIEYAMMQAYAEGWELLEKADSVTDVREVFRSWQEGTVIRSWLLDLAVNALDEDEHLAELKGYAQDSGEGRWTVEAAIDHAVPLPAITASLFARFSSRQEDSPQMKMIAALRNQFGGHAVEKK; encoded by the coding sequence ATGGAGCTCGGTCTCGTCGGCCTCGGCAAGATGGGCGGCAACATGCGCGAGCGCATACGCCGTGCCGGTCACACCGTCATCGGGTACGACCGCAACCCGGACCTCGCCGATGTCCACAGCCTCCAGGAGCTGGTGGGCAAGCTGGAGGCCCCGCGCGTGGTCTGGGTGATGGTTCCGGCCGGAGCCCCCACCCAGTCCACGGTCGACGAGCTGGCCGAGCTGCTCGACCCCGGCGACATCGTCGTGGACGGCGGCAACTCCCGCTGGACGGACGACGAGAAGCACGCCGAGGAGCTGGCCGCCAAGGGCATCGGCTTCGTCGACTGCGGCGTCTCCGGCGGCGTGTGGGGCCTGGAGAACGGCTACGCGCTGATGTACGGCGGCGACGCGGAGCACGTCGCCAGGGTCCAGCCGGTCTTCGACGCGCTCAAGCCGGAGGGTGACTTCGGCGCCGTGCACGCCGGCAAGGTCGGCGCAGGCCACTTCGCGAAGATGGTCCACAACGGCATCGAGTACGCGATGATGCAGGCCTACGCCGAGGGCTGGGAGCTGCTGGAGAAGGCGGACTCGGTCACGGACGTGCGCGAGGTCTTCCGCTCCTGGCAGGAGGGCACCGTCATCCGCTCCTGGCTGCTCGACCTCGCGGTCAACGCCCTCGACGAGGACGAGCATCTGGCGGAGCTGAAGGGGTACGCGCAGGACTCCGGCGAGGGCCGGTGGACCGTGGAGGCCGCCATCGACCACGCCGTGCCGCTGCCCGCGATCACGGCCTCGCTGTTCGCGCGGTTCTCCTCCCGGCAGGAGGACTCGCCGCAGATGAAGATGATCGCCGCGCTGCGCAACCAGTTCGGCGGCCACGCGGTGGAGAAGAAGTAG
- the recF gene encoding DNA replication/repair protein RecF (All proteins in this family for which functions are known are DNA-binding proteins that assist the filamentation of RecA onto DNA for the initiation of recombination or recombinational repair.): MHVTHLSLADFRSYAHVEVPLDPGVTAFVGPNGQGKTNLVEAVGYLATLGSHRVSSDAPLVRMGAERAIVRAQVRQGERQQLVELELNPGRANRARINRSSQVRPRDVLGIVRTVLFAPEDLALVKGDPGERRRFLDELITARSPRMAGVRSDYDRVLKQRNTLLKSAALARRHGGRSLDLSTLDVWDQHLARAGAELLARRLDLIAALRPLTDKAYEQLAPGGGPVGLEYKPSAPGEAHTREDLHEQLLAALAEARKQEIERGVTLVGPHRDDLLLKLGQLPAKGYASHGESWSYALALRLASYDLLRAEGNEPVLVLDDVFAELDVRRRERLAELVAPGEQVLVTAAVDDDVPHVLAGARYAVSGGTVERA, encoded by the coding sequence ATGCACGTCACGCATCTGTCGCTGGCCGACTTCCGCTCCTACGCGCACGTGGAGGTCCCGCTCGACCCGGGCGTCACGGCGTTCGTCGGCCCCAACGGCCAGGGCAAGACCAACCTGGTCGAGGCCGTCGGCTACCTCGCCACGCTCGGCTCCCACCGCGTCTCCTCCGACGCCCCCCTGGTGCGCATGGGAGCCGAGCGGGCGATCGTGCGCGCCCAGGTCCGGCAGGGCGAGCGGCAGCAGCTGGTCGAGCTGGAGCTCAACCCCGGCCGGGCCAACCGCGCCCGCATCAACCGGTCCTCGCAGGTCAGACCCCGCGACGTGCTCGGCATCGTACGGACCGTGCTGTTCGCGCCCGAGGACCTGGCGCTGGTCAAGGGCGACCCCGGGGAGCGCCGGCGGTTCCTGGACGAGCTGATCACCGCCCGCTCCCCGCGCATGGCCGGGGTGCGCTCCGACTACGACCGGGTGCTCAAGCAGCGCAACACCCTGCTGAAGTCGGCCGCGCTGGCCCGGCGGCACGGCGGCCGTTCCCTGGACCTGTCCACGCTCGACGTGTGGGACCAGCACCTGGCCCGCGCGGGCGCCGAACTGCTCGCCCGGCGACTGGACCTGATCGCCGCGCTGCGCCCGCTCACCGACAAGGCGTACGAACAGCTCGCGCCCGGCGGCGGCCCGGTCGGACTGGAGTACAAGCCGTCCGCGCCCGGCGAGGCGCACACCCGTGAGGACCTGCACGAACAGCTCCTCGCGGCGCTCGCCGAGGCCCGCAAGCAGGAGATCGAGCGCGGCGTGACGCTCGTCGGCCCGCACCGCGACGACCTGCTGCTCAAGCTCGGGCAGCTGCCCGCCAAGGGGTACGCCTCGCACGGCGAGTCCTGGTCGTACGCGCTGGCGCTGCGACTGGCGTCGTACGACCTGCTGCGGGCCGAGGGCAACGAGCCGGTGCTCGTCCTCGACGACGTCTTCGCCGAGCTGGACGTCCGGCGCCGCGAGCGGCTGGCCGAACTGGTCGCGCCCGGCGAGCAGGTACTGGTGACCGCCGCGGTCGACGACGACGTACCGCATGTGCTGGCGGGGGCGCGGTACGCCGTGTCCGGGGGAACGGTGGAGCGCGCATGA
- a CDS encoding DUF721 domain-containing protein yields MTTDEPAPGTQPGTPPGARPGSIPGPPGAPGTSPEPSGVDLARVALRAAKEQARARGEAAAQQRRSGRRQGGARSGARRDGRDPLALGAAINRLITERGWEAPAAVGGVMGRWPAIVGEELARHCVPERYDEDERVLTVRCDSTAWATNLRLLAPQLLARLNQDLGQGTVRLIKVQGPGGPARRYGPLRAPGSTGPGDTYG; encoded by the coding sequence ATGACGACGGACGAGCCCGCCCCCGGCACACAGCCGGGCACACCACCCGGCGCACGGCCGGGCAGCATCCCCGGCCCCCCTGGGGCCCCCGGCACCTCTCCCGAACCCTCCGGCGTCGACCTCGCCCGCGTCGCCCTGCGCGCCGCCAAGGAGCAGGCCCGCGCGCGCGGCGAGGCGGCGGCGCAGCAACGGCGGAGCGGCCGGCGCCAGGGCGGCGCGCGCTCCGGCGCGCGCAGGGACGGCCGCGACCCCCTGGCGCTCGGCGCCGCCATCAACCGGCTGATCACGGAGCGGGGCTGGGAGGCGCCCGCCGCGGTCGGCGGCGTGATGGGCCGCTGGCCGGCGATCGTCGGCGAGGAGCTGGCCAGGCACTGCGTCCCGGAGCGGTACGACGAGGACGAGCGGGTGCTGACCGTGCGCTGCGACTCCACGGCGTGGGCGACCAATCTGCGGCTGCTCGCCCCCCAGCTGCTGGCCCGCCTCAACCAGGACCTCGGCCAGGGCACCGTCCGGCTGATCAAGGTGCAGGGTCCCGGCGGTCCCGCCCGCCGTTACGGGCCGTTGCGCGCCCCCGGGAGCACCGGCCCGGGCGATACCTACGGGTGA